One genomic window of Deinococcus aetherius includes the following:
- a CDS encoding BTAD domain-containing putative transcriptional regulator, which produces MTPTRPWRLEVLGTSRLIRPDGAALRPEKVALALLTYLALEGPTPRSRLAALLWPETEPGAARNNLVHLLRRVARTCGEDLLRAGDTLSLAPGVEVDARTLLEAEGTGGDGDDSFGELLDGVEFDERPDLADWLLAWRETFAARREGRLQARLARAEGNGDLVGALAAATRLLDLDPLSEDAYREAMRLHYRLGDRAAALRTYHRCREVLGRELGVEPGAATTRLAGEIERGEDVMGPPTAARPALPLAVRRPPVLVGRAQAWAQMESAWEKGQIIYLTGDPGVGKTRLAQDFVASRGRALYLPGHPGSRDVPFAAAAHNARARLAASPGVELPAWVRRELSRVLPEFRKGAPPAPIDSEQARLNYFLAHLEVVRLTGSGYAGVITDDVQHYDEASVDLGAFFLTQGSRAGAADDVPRHILIYRRGTLPPVTQARQDALVKAGRAVRIDLGPLGEAAVAELLGEVFGEAAPVPLPTLARDLHGLTGGNPQFLLEALRHMFQTGDFTVGDALRVHARGVTSLTGERLAGLSAPALQAARAAAVLGEDPPLELVAEVLRVSLFDLAGAWEELEGAQVVHGERFSHALVREAVLDGTPPGVRTLLERSAARTLPGHGAHPGRVARHWLNAGDLRQAAVWLMRAGEAAAGTSRHVEAADFYASALGAYREVGDAEGERSALLAQEAAQGRGQAG; this is translated from the coding sequence ATGACCCCGACGCGGCCCTGGCGGCTGGAGGTGCTCGGCACCTCCCGGCTGATCCGCCCTGACGGCGCGGCCCTGCGCCCCGAGAAGGTCGCCCTGGCGCTGCTGACGTACCTCGCCCTGGAGGGCCCCACGCCGAGGTCGCGCCTGGCCGCCCTGCTGTGGCCGGAGACCGAGCCGGGCGCGGCGCGCAACAACCTCGTCCACCTGCTGCGCCGGGTGGCCCGGACCTGCGGGGAGGACCTGCTGCGGGCAGGAGACACGCTGAGCCTCGCGCCGGGGGTGGAGGTGGACGCCCGCACGCTCCTGGAGGCGGAGGGGACGGGCGGGGACGGGGACGATTCGTTCGGAGAGCTGCTCGACGGGGTGGAGTTCGACGAACGGCCCGATCTCGCCGACTGGCTGCTCGCCTGGCGCGAGACGTTTGCGGCGCGGCGCGAGGGACGGCTGCAGGCCCGGCTCGCCCGCGCGGAGGGGAACGGTGACCTCGTGGGCGCCCTGGCGGCGGCGACCCGCCTGCTCGACCTCGACCCCCTGTCGGAGGACGCGTACCGCGAGGCGATGCGCCTGCACTACCGCCTGGGCGACCGGGCGGCGGCGCTGCGGACGTACCACCGCTGCCGGGAGGTGCTGGGGCGCGAACTCGGGGTGGAGCCGGGCGCGGCGACGACCCGCCTCGCCGGGGAGATCGAGCGGGGCGAGGACGTCATGGGCCCCCCGACCGCCGCTCGCCCCGCCCTGCCGCTCGCGGTGCGGCGCCCGCCCGTGCTCGTGGGCCGGGCCCAGGCGTGGGCGCAGATGGAATCGGCGTGGGAGAAGGGCCAGATCATCTACCTGACGGGCGACCCGGGCGTGGGCAAGACGCGGCTCGCGCAGGACTTCGTGGCGAGCAGGGGCCGGGCGCTGTACCTGCCGGGCCACCCGGGGTCCCGGGACGTGCCCTTCGCGGCGGCGGCGCACAACGCCCGCGCCCGCCTCGCCGCCTCGCCCGGAGTCGAGCTGCCCGCCTGGGTGCGCCGCGAGCTGTCGCGCGTGCTGCCCGAGTTCCGGAAGGGCGCGCCCCCCGCCCCCATCGACTCCGAGCAGGCGCGGCTGAATTACTTCCTCGCGCACCTGGAGGTCGTGCGGCTCACGGGTTCGGGGTACGCCGGGGTGATCACCGACGACGTGCAGCACTACGACGAGGCGAGCGTCGACCTCGGCGCGTTCTTCCTGACCCAGGGCTCCCGGGCGGGTGCGGCGGACGACGTGCCGCGCCACATCCTGATCTACCGCCGGGGCACGCTTCCCCCCGTCACCCAGGCGCGGCAGGACGCCCTCGTGAAGGCGGGCCGGGCCGTACGCATCGACCTCGGGCCGCTGGGCGAGGCGGCGGTGGCCGAGCTGCTGGGCGAGGTGTTCGGGGAAGCGGCCCCGGTGCCGCTGCCCACCCTCGCGCGGGACCTTCACGGCCTGACCGGGGGCAACCCGCAGTTCCTGCTCGAAGCCCTGCGGCACATGTTCCAGACGGGCGACTTCACGGTGGGCGACGCGCTGCGGGTCCACGCGCGTGGGGTGACCTCCCTGACGGGCGAGCGGCTGGCGGGACTGTCCGCGCCCGCCCTCCAGGCCGCCCGCGCCGCCGCCGTGCTGGGAGAAGATCCCCCGCTCGAACTCGTCGCGGAGGTGCTGAGGGTGAGCCTCTTCGACCTCGCCGGGGCCTGGGAGGAACTGGAGGGGGCGCAGGTCGTCCACGGGGAGCGGTTCAGCCACGCCCTCGTGCGGGAGGCGGTGCTGGACGGCACGCCGCCGGGCGTCCGCACCCTGCTCGAACGCAGCGCGGCGCGCACCCTGCCCGGTCACGGGGCGCATCCCGGGCGGGTGGCCCGGCACTGGCTGAACGCGGGTGACCTCCGGCAGGCGGCCGTGTGGCTCATGCGCGCGGGCGAGGCGGCGGCGGGCACGTCGCGCCACGTGGAAGCGGCGGACTTCTACGCCTCGGCGCTGGGCGCCTACCGGGAGGTGGGCGACGCCGAGGGGGAACGGTCCGCGCTCCTCGCCCAGGAGGCGGCCCAGGGCCGGGGACAGGCGGGCTGA
- a CDS encoding AAA family ATPase — protein MTPVLIVFSGLPGTGKSTLAQQLARRWRAAYLRVDSVEAALLNAGHVGVTVEGYAVEYVVAEDNLHLGLSVVADCVNPVHETRGAWAEIARRTGSDLIDLEVICSNESEHRRRVETRRADPGHHIGRWSPPGWPEIERYRQAYEPWETPPLVLDTAQGTQQDNFAALLALLGARG, from the coding sequence ATGACCCCTGTCCTGATCGTGTTCTCCGGCCTGCCCGGCACGGGCAAAAGCACCCTGGCCCAGCAACTCGCCCGGCGTTGGCGGGCCGCCTACCTGCGGGTGGACAGCGTGGAGGCGGCGCTGTTGAACGCCGGACACGTCGGCGTCACCGTCGAGGGCTACGCGGTGGAATACGTCGTCGCGGAGGACAACCTCCACCTGGGGTTGAGTGTGGTCGCGGACTGCGTGAATCCCGTCCACGAGACCCGGGGCGCCTGGGCGGAGATCGCCCGGCGAACGGGCAGCGACCTGATCGATCTGGAAGTCATCTGCTCGAACGAAAGCGAGCATCGGCGGCGGGTCGAAACACGCCGGGCCGACCCGGGCCACCACATCGGACGGTGGTCTCCTCCCGGCTGGCCCGAGATCGAGCGGTACCGGCAGGCGTACGAGCCCTGGGAGACGCCCCCGCTGGTGCTCGACACGGCGCAGGGCACGCAGCAGGACAACTTCGCCGCGCTGCTCGCCCTGCTGGGGGCCAGGGGGTGA
- a CDS encoding MFS transporter translates to MPSPRRPTSLSAPAAYLIQEGVAALALALAFTVQAVYFVQGLGLSPFQLVLVGTVLELTCFLFEIPTGVVADVYSRRLSVILGFLGLGLSFVVIALVPTFAGVLAAQIVAGLGYTFLSGAQAAWLTDEVGEDRVGALFVRGAQAAAVGGIAGTLLSAGLGSVNLLLPIGVGAAVLGGLALGLALAMPERGFTPPPRGERSLWNAEGWRALGATFGDGVRVVRTRPVLRGLLAVALLFGASTEALDRLWQFHLLETFTLPRRWGLTDAAWFGLIALAGQLLGLLVTEGLRRRLHVETAPQAASWLARLTALGILAGLVFALAGQFWLALGAFLAGGVLRGLYGPVYTAWLNQGLDSRVRATVISIASQADALGQVAGGPAVGYLGTVSGVRVALAATALLRVPMLWLFLRSGSAPRGGPAPLSAEERAAG, encoded by the coding sequence ATGCCGTCACCCCGCCGCCCAACCAGCCTGAGCGCGCCCGCCGCCTACCTGATCCAGGAGGGGGTCGCCGCGCTGGCCCTCGCGCTCGCGTTCACGGTGCAGGCCGTCTATTTCGTGCAGGGGCTGGGGCTGAGCCCCTTTCAGCTCGTGCTGGTCGGGACGGTGCTGGAACTCACCTGCTTCCTCTTCGAGATTCCGACGGGCGTGGTCGCCGACGTGTACAGCCGCCGCCTCTCGGTCATCCTGGGATTTCTCGGCCTGGGGCTGAGTTTCGTCGTGATCGCCCTCGTGCCCACCTTCGCGGGGGTGCTCGCGGCGCAGATCGTGGCGGGGCTGGGCTACACCTTCTTGAGCGGCGCCCAGGCCGCCTGGCTCACCGACGAGGTGGGCGAGGACCGGGTGGGGGCGCTGTTCGTGCGGGGTGCCCAGGCGGCGGCGGTGGGGGGCATCGCCGGAACGTTGCTCAGCGCCGGGCTGGGCAGCGTGAACCTCCTGCTGCCCATCGGGGTCGGGGCCGCCGTGCTGGGGGGGCTGGCCCTGGGGCTCGCGCTCGCCATGCCCGAACGGGGCTTCACGCCGCCGCCCCGGGGCGAGCGTTCCCTGTGGAATGCCGAGGGCTGGCGGGCGCTCGGCGCGACCTTCGGGGACGGGGTGCGGGTGGTGCGGACGCGCCCGGTGCTGCGGGGGCTGCTGGCCGTCGCGCTGCTCTTCGGCGCGTCCACCGAGGCGCTCGACCGCCTGTGGCAGTTTCACCTGCTGGAGACCTTCACGCTGCCCCGGCGGTGGGGCTTGACCGACGCCGCATGGTTCGGCCTGATCGCGCTCGCCGGGCAACTGCTCGGCCTCCTCGTGACGGAGGGGTTGCGGCGGCGGCTGCACGTCGAAACCGCGCCCCAGGCCGCCAGCTGGCTGGCCCGGCTGACCGCGCTGGGCATCCTCGCGGGGCTGGTGTTCGCGCTGGCCGGGCAGTTCTGGCTGGCCCTGGGCGCCTTTCTGGCGGGCGGGGTGCTGCGCGGCCTGTACGGACCCGTCTACACGGCGTGGCTCAACCAGGGGCTCGACTCGCGCGTGCGGGCCACCGTCATCTCCATCGCCTCGCAGGCCGACGCCCTAGGGCAGGTGGCGGGCGGCCCGGCCGTGGGTTACCTGGGCACCGTGAGCGGCGTGCGCGTCGCCCTGGCCGCGACCGCCCTGCTGAGGGTGCCGATGCTGTGGCTGTTCCTGCGCTCCGGGTCAGCGCCCCGGGGAGGGCCCGCGCCCCTGTCCGCCGAGGAGCGGGCGGCGGGGTAG